One Triticum dicoccoides isolate Atlit2015 ecotype Zavitan chromosome 5B, WEW_v2.0, whole genome shotgun sequence genomic window carries:
- the LOC119312990 gene encoding AAA-ATPase At3g50940-like: MDFLPKTSTMASSPEGAAVVDAYKKALATAATVSAYAMLARGMARELLPDELRAAVRWAAAFVRSRYSAPEKQRHTIVIRRVLGGLGLGGGYNENDLFDAALTYLATKINPQSMSRLCLARTRMKEPGGSASWSTLLSMENGGSTTDTFQGVEFRWTSIESGGDDGKSRAHESLELSFDAEHTETVLHKYVPFIMSAAEDLRLRDRALKIFLNESSSWRGINHHHPATFDTLAMDPAMKQSVMDDLDRFLKRKEYYRRIGKAWKRGYLLYGPPGTGKSSLVAAMANYLRFNLYDLDLSSVYDNSCLQRLLMDMPNKSILVIEDIDCSFDTMSREKDGKLRQAAGTDTDTDEDGDEYDHDDVGARGYFQGRERHKMTLSGLLNVIDGLWSTTGEERVIVFTTNYKDRLDRALLRPGRMDMHVYMGHCGWEAFRTLARNYHLLDDHALFPEIQELLAAVEVTPAEVSEMLLRSEDVDVALRVLMEFIKARRSKTNDKHNDGITN; this comes from the coding sequence ATGGATTTCTTGCCAAAGACAAGCACGATGGCATCGTCGCCGGAGGGGGCAGCGGTGGTGGACGCGTACAAGAAGGCGCTCGCCACGGCGGCCACGGTGAGCGCGTACGCCATGCTGGCGCGCggcatggcgcgggagctcctccCCGACGAGCTGCGCGCCGCGGTGCGCTGGGCCGCTGCGTTCGTGCGCTCCCGTTACAGCGCTCCCGAGAAGCAGCGTCATACCATTGTCATCCGGCGCGTgctcggcggcctcggcctcggcggCGGGTACAACGAGAACGACCTGTTCGACGCGGCGCTCACGTACCTGGCCACCAAGATCAACCCGCAGAGCATGAGCCGGCTCTGCCTCGCGCGCACCCGCATGAAGGAGCCCGGCGGGAGCGCCAGCTGGAGCACGCTCCTGAGCATGGAGAACGGGGGCTCCACCACCGACACCTTCCAGGGCGTTGAGTTCCGGTGGACGTCCATCGagagcggcggcgacgacggcaagAGTAGGGCGCACGAGTCCCTCGAGCTCAGCTTCGACGCAGAGCACACGGAGACCGTGCTCCACAAGTACGTGCCCTTCATCATGTCCGCGGCGGAGGATCTGCGGCTGCGAGACCGCGCGCTCAAGATCTTTCTCAACGAGAGTTCGAGTTGGAGaggcatcaaccaccaccacccggCCACGTTCGACACGCTCGCCATGGACCCGGCCATGAAGCAGTCCGTCATGGACGACCTCGACCGCTTCCTGAAGCGCAAGGAGTACTACCGGCGGATCGGCAAGGCGTGGAAGCGCGGATACCTTCTCTACGGCCCGCCCGGAACCGGCAAGTCCAGCCTGGTGGCCGCCATGGCCAACTACCTCCGGTTCAACCTCTACGACCTTGATCTCTCCTCGGTGTACGACAACTCGTGCCTGCAGAGGCTGCTCATGGACATGCCCAACAAGTCCATCCTCGTCATCGAGGACATTGACTGCAGCTTCGACACCATGTCCAGGGAAAAAGACGGCAAGCTACGCCAGGCGGCCGGCACCGACACCGACACCGACGAGGACGGCGACGAGTACGACCACGACGACGTCGGAGCAAGAGGTTACTTCCAGGGGCGTGAGCGCCACAAGATGACACTGTCGGGCCTGCTCAACGTCATCGACGGCTTGTGGTCAACCACCGGCGAGGAGCGCGTCATCGTCTTCACCACCAACTACAAGGACCGCCTCGACCGGGCGCTGCTACGGCCGGGCCGCATGGACATGCACGTCTACATGGGACACTGTGGCTGGGAGGCCTTCAGGACGCTCGCCCGGAACTACCACCTCCTCGACGACCACGCTCTCTTCCCGGAGATTCAAGAACTTCTTGCGGCCGTGGAGGTTACACCCGCGGAGGTGTCCGAGATGCTGCTGCGGAGCGAGGACGTCGACGTTGCGCTGCGTGTGCTTATGGAATTCATCAAAGCAAGGAGAAGCAAAACAAACGACAAGCACAACGACGGCATAACTAACTAG